The Solanum lycopersicum chromosome 6, SLM_r2.1 genome has a window encoding:
- the LOC101246254 gene encoding probable prefoldin subunit 2 — protein MAARAEEPINEQAVANVYSSMRSEITQIYSKITELEMEVSEHSLVINAIQPLDPARRCYRMIGGVLVERTIKEVLPAVQRNKEGIEEVIARLNEALEKKKKEISDFEAKYKIRIRKPDEVKEEGARKEGSAQGVLVGPAGSNE, from the coding sequence ATGGCTGCTAGAGCTGAAGAACCAATCAATGAGCAAGCAGTTGCCAATGTCTACAGTTCCATGAGGTCTGAGATCACCCAGATTTACTCTAAAATTACTGAACTAGAAATGGAAGTTAGTGAGCACTCACTCGTAATCAATGCTATACAACCACTTGATCCTGCAAGGCGGTGTTATAGGATGATTGGAGGTGTTCTTGTTGAGAGAACCATCAAGGAGGTCCTTCCTGCTGTTCAACGCAATAAGGAGGGAATTGAGGAAGTGATAGCGCGACTGAATGAAGCgttggagaaaaagaaaaaggagattTCAGACTTTGAGGCCAAGTATAAAATTAGAATCAGAAAACCTGATGAAGTAAAGGAGGAGGGTGCTCGAAAGGAAGGCTCTGCACAAGGAGTCCTTGTTGGTCCTGCTGGTTCAAATGAATAG
- the LOC101246538 gene encoding PAC4 domain-containing protein encodes MEESPPSSSSDGRVDVVTDTMNQLKVAEEGDDGSRVQVTCFSEVVNDATLYFQIIRLQNQIYAWIGCNSTKLGDLYAAAPTRPGNTVSVSSLTGGSSDNTGAGIARRIVLKTGINVVLASNIPKNSPMLEAAAEKKLVQKLISLGYGKPGPRGASS; translated from the exons ATGGAGGAATCACCACCGTCCTCCTCCTCTGATGGAAGAGTTGACGTTGTTACTGACACAATGAATCAGTTGAAAGTTGCAGAAGAAGGCGATGATGGAAGTCGCGTGCAAGTCACGTGCTTCTCTGAAGTCGTTAACGATGCTACTCTCTACTTTCAGATCATTCGTCTTCAGAATCAG ATATATGCATGGATTGGTTGCAACTCCACCAAACTTGGGGATTTGTATGCAGCTGCTCCAACAAGACCT GGCAATACTGTTAGCGTGAGTTCGTTGACAGGGGGATCATCTGATAATACAGGAGCTGGTATTGCCCGTAGAATAG TTCTTAAGACTGGAATCAATGTCGTACTTGCTTCTAATATCCCCAAGAACAGCCCCATGCTTGAG GCAGCTGCTGAGAAAAAGTTGGTGCAAAAACTTATCAGTCTAGGCTACGGAAAGCCTGGACCTCGAGGAGCATCTTCGTAA